A genomic window from Nicotiana sylvestris chromosome 11, ASM39365v2, whole genome shotgun sequence includes:
- the LOC138881519 gene encoding uncharacterized protein: protein MPRGGGRRAAGRRGRGRRGGPQQGGFEAPADDVAADMGGGMHETDMPSYSLGIYDTPGTSQVTPSGQFLIMGSDFQGVELGRYFPGPSTTDESRPIRDFDSGHRLSYGSSSHAQASCDAATDDYIQDPDTIMPSTGPDSTTDTCHPVPHPAIRRRLNDDDPDSVPGRQGMRLRPTATLRHTGCVTY, encoded by the exons ATGCCACGGGGTGGTGGCCGACGAGCTGCTggacgacgtggtcgtgggcggagaggaggtccccagcaagggggctttgaggctcctgctgatgatgttgctgctgatatgggaggtggcatgcatgagaccgacatgccgtcttacagccttggcatttatgacactccagggacgtcgcaggtgaccccatcgggtcaattcttgatcatgggctcggattttcaaggagtggagttgggtagatatttccctggcccgtctaccactgatgagtctcgaccgatccgagattttgatagtgggcaccgactgagttatggcagctcatcacatgcgcag gcttcatgcgatgctgcgacagatgactacattcaggatccagacacgattatg ccttctactggacctgacagcaccaccgatacatgtcatcctgtgccgcatccggccataaggagacgacttaatgatgatgatcctgatagcgtaccaGGGCGGCAGGGGATGCGCCTTAGGCCAACGGCTactttgagacacaccggatgcgtGACATATTGA